Proteins encoded in a region of the Zea mays cultivar B73 chromosome 2, Zm-B73-REFERENCE-NAM-5.0, whole genome shotgun sequence genome:
- the LOC100193452 gene encoding uncharacterized protein LOC100193452 encodes MAEAAGGGPLLPEELIIWEILTRLPAKPLLRCRAVCLSWCRRLTSDAKFLLAHHRRQPSLPLLTEGDRSTEERRIDALDYRTGERRPIARTTGRTAANGDDLNVLASCEGLLILLANGGLQICNPATRQRAPLTLLHGAYCISALYPHIPSRSYRVLCCFERAEDGHAVYHVHTVGSRELRCVGEPPAPWASGDMVMAMPMMVYLHPHVVADSRIYWQPVKLPVGNGKVNNMLVFDTMTESFQQLLSPVEGPFLELFQMNSGALGLYHCRSGKVDLWVLQDHGSWSWSMNHRIKLDVMFFSLLPVLDPEGDVLVLSKRGETGILWQHLHHISGVNGSLLALYQWSAYLKLSRHRLKESLVHHDFFSMEGNEGGVDEKPLFDGLSTVALLRDDNSEPH; translated from the coding sequence ATGGCAGAAGCGGCCGGCGGCGGACCCCTGCTCCCCGAGGAACTCATTATCTGGGAGATCCTAACCCGTCTGCCGGCGAAGCCCCTCCTCCGATGCCGCGCTGTCTGCCTCTCCTGGTGCCGCCGACTCACCTCCGACGCCAAATTCCTCCTCGCCCACCACCGTCGCCAGCCCTCGCTCCCGCTCCTCACTGAAGGGGACAGGAGCACCGAGGAGAGGAGGATCGACGCCCTGGACTACCGCACCGGCGAGCGGCGCCCCATCGCGCGGACAACAGGCCGGACCGCCGCCAACGGGGACGACCTGAACGTGCTGGCTTCCTGCGAAGGCCTCCTCATCCTCCTCGCCAACGGCGGCCTCCAGATCTGCAACCCGGCGACCCGCCAGCGCGCGCCACTCACTCTTCTCCACGGCGCCTATTGCATCTCCGCGCTTTATCCTCACATCCCGTCCAGGTCGTACCGTGTGCTCTGCTGCTTCGAGAGAGCCGAGGACGGCCACGCCGTGTACCACGTGCACACCGTCGGGTCGCGCGAGCTCAGGTGCGTCGGAGaacctcccgcgccgtgggcgtcCGGGGATATGGTAATGGCGATGCCGATGATGGTGTACCTTCACCCGCACGTCGTGGCAGACAGCAGGATCTACTGGCAGCCGGTAAAGCTGCCCGTCGGCAACGGCAAGGTCAACAACATGCTCGTGTTCGACACAATGACCGAGTCCTTCCAGCAACTGCTGTCGCCCGTGGAGGGCCCCTTTCTTGAACTGTTTCAGATGAACAGCGGCGCCCTTGGATTGTACCACTGCCGCAGCGGCAAGGTTGATCTTTGGGTGTTACAGGATCACGGGAGCTGGTCCTGGTCGATGAACCACCGGATCAAATTGGACGTGATGTTTTTCTCCCTGCTGCCGGTGCTGGACCCGGAAGGAGATGTGCTAGTGCTTTCTAAAAGAGGGGAAACAGGCATCCTGTGGCAACATCTGCATCACATTTCTGGTGTCAATGGCAGTTTGCTGGCCCTGTATCAATGGAGCGCTTATCTGAAGCTTAGCAGGCATAGGCTCAAAGAAAGTCTAGTCCACCATGACTTCTTCTCGATGGAAGGTAATGAGGGTGGTGTGGATGAAAAACCATTGTTCGATGGCTTGTCAACTGTGGCATTGCTTCGTGATGATAATTCTGAGCCACATTGA